In Ruminococcaceae bacterium KH2T8, the sequence GATACTTTGTACCTACTCTCTTATTGGGGATGGAGTCGAGCTTTCCGTCCTTGAGTTCCTTGGGGCCTGCTACGCACATGCGGCACTTTCCGAATCCCAAGTCGATGACCTCATAAAGCTGTCTTCCTTCCTCGAGAAGCGTATCCTTACCGACTACGCCAAGATCAGCGGCGCCGTACTCAACATATGTGGGAACGTCGGCAGGCTTTGCCATGATGAAACGAAGTCCCGTCTTCTCATCTTCGAGGATGAGCTTTCTTGATTTTTCCTTTGCTGCGGTGCAGTCATAACCTGCTCTCTCGAGGAGCTCTATTGCCTGCTCCGCAAGTCTTCCTTTAGATAAAGCGATCGTAAGCATATTATTCCTGACCTCCGTTGATCCAGAATACCGTCTGGATATCATTCTCATCTGCATATCTGTTGAGCTCTTCTTCGTTCATTCCCGAAGTATCGAGGATGACCGTTGTTCCTCCGAGTCTCATCTGATCTGCGAGCGTAATAGCAGAATTTCTTGCATCCTTGTTGCCCTTTTCGTATCCGACAACTGCTTCGGCTACGGGATTATCGAGCTCGAGACCCTGTCTCATAAGAGCAGTGATCGCAAGCGAAAGACCGAGAGAGAAACCTACGCACTCGAGGTCTCTTCCGAATACTCCGACAGTCCTGTCATATCTTCCGCCGCCGATGATCGGGAATCCGACTTCGTACGTATAACCCTTAAATACGACGCCTGTGTAGTAGCCTTCACTTCCGAGAAGTCCGAGGTCTACGGAAACATACTTTAAGTATCCGTAATCATCGAGTGCCTCAAGGATCTCCTCGAGGTTCTTTATGGCATCAAGCGCAGTCTTATCCGTGAAGTTACCCTTGATATCGCTCAGGATATCGGGATCTCCCGAGGACTCTGCGAACATAAGGAGCATCCTTCTGTCATTATCGGAAAGACCCTTATCCTTTGCGGTCCTCTCGATAGTAACGGAATCCTTAGCTACTATGGCATTTCTTACGGTGAGTGCAGTCTCTTCATCAAGACCCATCTGCTTGACTGCGCCTTCGAAGAGTCCGACCTGACCGATACTTACCTGAAGATCCTCAACACCTACTTCGAGCGCAGATCTTATAGCCATCGCTATGATCTCTGCATCGGAATCCGAACCCGTG encodes:
- a CDS encoding ATP phosphoribosyltransferase catalytic subunit, coding for MLTIALSKGRLAEQAIELLERAGYDCTAAKEKSRKLILEDEKTGLRFIMAKPADVPTYVEYGAADLGVVGKDTLLEEGRQLYEVIDLGFGKCRMCVAGPKELKDGKLDSIPNKRVGTKYPNITRAYFEGVKKESVEIIKLNGSVELAPLIGLSEVIVDIVESGRTLYENGLDVIETVADISARVVVNRVSMKMKSDEIRPMIDKLKAEVEKMNKEKED
- a CDS encoding ATP phosphoribosyltransferase regulatory subunit, whose translation is MSNKFYTPDGFNDTLPSVCAFKKDAESKLRRLFSLHGYEEIETPGYEYCDIYTKTDLVKEEDLYKLTDSKGRLLCARYDGTIPAARYAATLAKDRFPLRLSYIENMYRFNQTGGGKQSEFTQAGAELMGITGSDSDAEIIAMAIRSALEVGVEDLQVSIGQVGLFEGAVKQMGLDEETALTVRNAIVAKDSVTIERTAKDKGLSDNDRRMLLMFAESSGDPDILSDIKGNFTDKTALDAIKNLEEILEALDDYGYLKYVSVDLGLLGSEGYYTGVVFKGYTYEVGFPIIGGGRYDRTVGVFGRDLECVGFSLGLSLAITALMRQGLELDNPVAEAVVGYEKGNKDARNSAITLADQMRLGGTTVILDTSGMNEEELNRYADENDIQTVFWINGGQE